DNA from Alphaproteobacteria bacterium:
GTCGGTCGAGGCATCAATAACCAAGACAACCATTTCAGCATATTGAATGGTGCGCGTTGCATCCATAACGGCAAGTTTTTCCAATGATTCCTGAACACGACATTGCCGACGTATGCCAGCCGTATCAATCAGATGAATTTTCCGATTTTTGTATATCCAATCCAGGGTGATGGAATCCCGCGTAACCCCGGGCATATCAGCGGTTAATTGACGATCTTCACCCAGGAAACTGTTCACAAGCGTTGATTTACCAACGTTCGGACGCCCAATGATCGCCAGCTTTAAGGGTTTTTCAATGATGGGTTCATTTTTATCGGATTTTTTAAAGTCTTCCCAATACTGATCGTCATCATCGTCCATCGTCAGGGGAGGGAAATACGGGTATAAAGCCTGAACCAAATCAGCCATGCCCAAACCATGCTCCGCTGCAATCGGAATCACGTCGCCCAGGCCAAGACCAATCGCCTCCGCAATGCCATCCTGGCCGCGTTTGCTTTCTGTTTTATTGACCAACACCAAAATAGGCTTGCTATGACGACGCAATATAGTCGCCAATTCCTTTTCATAGGACGTGCAACCATCCTTGCCGTCGATCACAAACAATATAACATCGGCCTGGTGTATGGCTTGTATTGTTTGTTGCTTCATCCCCTCTGCCAACAGGGGGTTATCCTTTTGGGTAGTCGAATCCATCAGACCAGGTGTATCGACAATAGTAAATGTTAATCCCCCGAATTCGGCAAGCTCCTCGCGGCGATCGCGGGTTACACCAGGTTGATCATGGACCAACGCGCGTCGGTACCCAACAAGCCGATTAAACAGCGTTGATTTTCCGACGTTCGGGCGGCCAACGATCGCAATTGTCGGGATATGCCCATCAGGTATAGAGGCGTTATTTCCAGGCATGTAAATCAGCTTGATCCGTTAAAATGTACAATGTTTTATCAACTACTATGGGGGAAAACAGACCCGCCCCCTCAAACGTCAACGTCTTCGTGACCTTTCCATCGGCGCTGTTTAAAAACATCACCTCTCCGTTGGATCCGCTGAACGCAAGGTCTGCATTGACAACAACAGGACCCGCCCATGAAATGGCCGTTTTGTCGGATTCGGCCAGTTTTGGCAACGAAGCAGACGCCCAACGAATTTCACCCGTATGACGATCCAAACAAACGACATCCCCTTGGCTTGTCAAGACGAATAACCAGTTCCCCGCAACAGCTGGCGTGCGCACGCCGCCAATTTCTACCTGCCATTGACGTGCCCCTGTTTTGATATCAATCGCTGTCATGCGACCACCGTGACTGATTGTGAAAACTTGTCCACCGTCAACAACGGGACGGGCCTTAATGTGGGGGATACTAGAAACGGTATCGATCCTAAGGGCCGATGTTAATGTATCGGTCCACAGAACGTGTCCATTTTCAACCTGCAGAGCATAAATCTCGCCGGACGAATAGGCCACAATAACCATGTGATCAACAACGGCCGGATTTGCCCCACCCAACAAGGCTGCCTGTTCGGTGATACCAGCATGCATCCACAGATGACTTCCTGTTTTTGCATCAAGCGCATAAGTTTCATTATTAATGGTCACAACAAAAACGCGGCCATCTTTTACAGTTGGCGCAACGCGAATGGGACAGGCGATCTTTGTTTGCCATAAAACCTTGCCCGTTTTCGGATCCAAAGAAATGACTTCCCCAAACGATGTGGAGGCATATAAAACACCCCCACCAAAAACAACCCCCCCACCCAGGGCATCGGAATTACTGTCCTCTGGTTTCGTTTCCTGTTTCCAGATAACCTCGCCCTTTTGT
Protein-coding regions in this window:
- the der gene encoding ribosome biogenesis GTPase Der; this translates as MPGNNASIPDGHIPTIAIVGRPNVGKSTLFNRLVGYRRALVHDQPGVTRDRREELAEFGGLTFTIVDTPGLMDSTTQKDNPLLAEGMKQQTIQAIHQADVILFVIDGKDGCTSYEKELATILRRHSKPILVLVNKTESKRGQDGIAEAIGLGLGDVIPIAAEHGLGMADLVQALYPYFPPLTMDDDDDQYWEDFKKSDKNEPIIEKPLKLAIIGRPNVGKSTLVNSFLGEDRQLTADMPGVTRDSITLDWIYKNRKIHLIDTAGIRRQCRVQESLEKLAVMDATRTIQYAEMVVLVIDASTDAEHLIEKQDLSLASDVIEEGRGLILALNKWDKVKDKEKLFDHIQHQLNHHLTQARDIACVPISALQKDNLDDLMNAVLATDKNWNQKFSTSQMNQWLQFTVTAHPPPTVSGRRIRLKYMTQAKTRPPTFLIFCSKATEVPDSYKRYLVNSMRKDFKLPGVPIRISFRSSKNPYA
- a CDS encoding PQQ-binding-like beta-propeller repeat protein, whose amino-acid sequence is MKDKTPLSGERESFVTLDQSLQANPKLLHQPVTVPPAITNTSWAQAGGNPSHSMPPLTLPGKLEKAWRVGIGSGSYDGLRLLSNIVVDHGVAYGMDSTGVISAVDTQKGEVIWKQETKPEDSNSDALGGGVVFGGGVLYASTSFGEVISLDPKTGKVLWQTKIACPIRVAPTVKDGRVFVVTINNETYALDAKTGSHLWMHAGITEQAALLGGANPAVVDHMVIVAYSSGEIYALQVENGHVLWTDTLTSALRIDTVSSIPHIKARPVVDGGQVFTISHGGRMTAIDIKTGARQWQVEIGGVRTPAVAGNWLFVLTSQGDVVCLDRHTGEIRWASASLPKLAESDKTAISWAGPVVVNADLAFSGSNGEVMFLNSADGKVTKTLTFEGAGLFSPIVVDKTLYILTDQADLHAWK